In Levilactobacillus brevis, a single genomic region encodes these proteins:
- the rimM gene encoding ribosome maturation factor RimM (Essential for efficient processing of 16S rRNA) — translation MAYYTVGTIVNTHGIKGEVRVVAITDFPESRFAVGSTLYAFQKGQSQPVKLTVASERPHKNFYLLSFAGKPSINDVEIYKQSTLKVTDDQLKDDQLQPGEYYYHQIVGLDVVTEDGEKLGTIKEILSPGANDVWVVDRPGKDDLLLPKIDQVVKNVDLDQHQVTVELMEGLE, via the coding sequence ATGGCATATTACACAGTCGGGACCATCGTCAACACGCACGGCATCAAAGGGGAAGTTCGCGTGGTCGCCATCACCGATTTTCCAGAGAGTCGGTTTGCGGTCGGTTCCACGCTCTACGCCTTTCAAAAGGGACAGAGCCAGCCGGTTAAGCTCACGGTCGCTTCCGAACGGCCCCATAAGAACTTCTATCTATTGAGTTTTGCGGGTAAGCCGTCGATTAACGATGTGGAAATCTATAAGCAGAGCACGCTGAAGGTCACCGATGACCAGTTGAAAGACGACCAACTCCAACCCGGTGAATATTACTATCATCAGATTGTCGGCTTGGACGTCGTGACCGAAGACGGCGAGAAGCTGGGAACGATTAAAGAAATCTTGTCGCCGGGCGCCAACGACGTGTGGGTCGTCGACCGGCCGGGTAAGGACGACTTGCTCTTGCCCAAGATTGACCAAGTCGTCAAAAACGTTGATCTGGACCAGCACCAGGTCACGGTAGAATTGATGGAGGGACTCGAGTAA
- a CDS encoding KUP/HAK/KT family potassium transporter encodes MRLTTQKLTGVGMLITLGIVYGDIGTSPLYVMNAIIDQAGRHELATMTPVMLGSISLIFWTLMLITTVKYILLAMRADNRHEGGIFALYALVRNHAKWLIFPALIGGAALLADGTLTPAVTVTSAVEGLKNQTFGAFHFGDAQGWVLLVVTGILVGLFLVQRLGTQLIGWSFGPLMLIWFSFIGLVGLYNLAAYPAILRALSPTYALAFLVSPENRQGIFILGSIFLATTGAEALYSDMGQVGKRNIYGTWPFVYLMLMLSYLGQGAWMIRHADAPGVNRLVNPFYAMVPANWRLFAIGIATVAAIIASQALITGSYTLVHEAMGLKLLPRLRIKFPGNEISQLYISTVNWLLCGVTLSIVWFFRTSSNMEAAYGLAITITMLMTTLLLHAFLRQRGHRLVATVFVSAFGLLESLFLLASLAKFVHGGYVTLCLTLVILTVMVFWYYGNQRRSAHVEESERVSLLDFLPQLTALSRDDQVPLFATNLVYVGRVTPDHEIKRAVVYSILDQQPKRATVYWFVTVNEADTPYECSYTVETLGTDNVMDVQLYLGFKKPQRLNVYLRQIVNDLLATGVLPDQTPRYSSEPRRQVGNFKFVILNQQFQDLGAQDDLPAGDRLLIGGRLLLQRVSLSPQHWYGLEFSDVVEERVPLFIGHAPDRTLRRR; translated from the coding sequence ATGCGGTTAACGACACAAAAACTCACTGGGGTGGGGATGCTGATTACGCTGGGCATCGTTTACGGCGATATTGGCACCTCGCCCCTTTACGTCATGAATGCGATTATCGATCAGGCGGGCCGGCACGAGTTGGCCACGATGACCCCCGTCATGCTGGGGAGTATTTCACTGATTTTTTGGACATTAATGTTGATTACCACGGTGAAATACATTCTGTTGGCGATGCGCGCCGATAACCGGCATGAAGGCGGCATTTTCGCCCTGTATGCGTTGGTTCGCAATCATGCCAAATGGCTGATCTTTCCGGCGCTAATTGGCGGGGCGGCTTTATTGGCCGACGGGACGTTGACGCCCGCGGTGACCGTGACCTCGGCGGTTGAGGGCTTGAAGAACCAGACGTTTGGGGCATTTCATTTCGGTGACGCGCAGGGCTGGGTCTTGCTGGTAGTCACGGGGATTCTAGTCGGTCTCTTTCTGGTCCAGCGGTTGGGAACCCAGCTCATCGGCTGGTCGTTTGGGCCCCTCATGTTGATTTGGTTTAGCTTCATCGGCTTGGTGGGTCTGTACAATTTGGCGGCCTATCCGGCGATTCTTCGGGCTCTGTCGCCGACGTACGCGCTGGCTTTTCTGGTGAGCCCCGAGAATCGGCAAGGCATCTTCATCTTGGGAAGTATCTTTCTGGCCACAACCGGTGCGGAGGCCCTGTATTCGGATATGGGGCAGGTCGGCAAACGCAACATCTACGGGACCTGGCCGTTTGTCTATCTGATGTTGATGCTCAGCTATCTGGGCCAGGGAGCGTGGATGATTCGCCACGCCGATGCGCCGGGCGTCAATCGGTTGGTCAACCCTTTCTACGCGATGGTGCCGGCCAACTGGCGGCTGTTTGCGATTGGCATTGCAACCGTGGCGGCAATTATTGCGTCACAGGCCCTGATTACCGGGTCCTATACGCTGGTGCATGAAGCCATGGGCCTCAAGCTCTTGCCGCGATTGCGTATCAAGTTTCCGGGCAATGAAATTAGCCAGCTCTACATTTCAACGGTTAATTGGCTCCTGTGTGGCGTCACGTTGAGCATCGTCTGGTTCTTCCGGACCTCGAGTAACATGGAGGCCGCCTATGGTCTGGCGATTACGATTACCATGCTGATGACGACGCTGCTGTTGCACGCGTTTCTGCGGCAACGGGGACATCGGCTGGTGGCGACGGTCTTCGTGAGCGCGTTTGGCCTGCTGGAAAGTCTCTTCTTACTGGCGAGTCTGGCCAAATTCGTCCACGGCGGGTACGTGACGCTATGTTTGACGCTGGTCATTCTCACCGTCATGGTGTTCTGGTATTACGGCAATCAGCGACGCAGTGCCCATGTGGAGGAGTCCGAACGCGTCTCGCTATTGGATTTTCTACCGCAGTTAACGGCGTTGAGTCGTGACGATCAGGTGCCGCTGTTTGCGACGAATCTGGTTTACGTGGGTCGGGTGACGCCGGATCATGAGATTAAACGAGCGGTGGTCTACTCGATTCTGGACCAACAGCCGAAGCGGGCGACGGTCTACTGGTTTGTGACGGTCAACGAGGCCGATACGCCGTATGAATGCAGTTATACCGTGGAAACGTTAGGAACGGATAACGTGATGGACGTGCAGCTGTACCTGGGCTTTAAGAAGCCCCAGCGCTTAAATGTCTACCTCCGTCAGATTGTCAATGACTTGTTGGCAACGGGGGTCTTGCCGGATCAGACACCGCGCTATTCGAGCGAGCCAAGGCGGCAGGTCGGTAACTTTAAATTTGTCATCCTCAATCAACAATTTCAGGATTTGGGTGCCCAAGATGATTTGCCGGCGGGGGATCGATTGCTGATTGGCGGTCGGCTCCTGCTGCAGCGGGTCAGCCTGTCACCTCAGCACTGGTACGGCTTGGAATTTAGCGACGTTGTCGAGGAGCGGGTGCCCTTATTTATTGGACATGCGCCGGATCGGACGTTGCGGCGACGGTAA
- a CDS encoding helix-turn-helix domain-containing protein has translation MFSAKIKQQVLTKYLQGKSPQKLMQEYGIKGSATIYQWLANFKLFGIPGLENHSEKTFYDYSFKIKVIKWRQTHHASYPATASHFRLKNPVTIWDWERKLIEGRLKPFKGRSLKVTDKSKDSKTLKQLQEENEILRIRVAYLEKLEALAQKKSQTKKKPS, from the coding sequence ATGTTTTCAGCTAAAATAAAACAACAAGTCTTAACTAAATATCTTCAAGGAAAATCGCCACAAAAATTAATGCAAGAGTATGGGATCAAAGGCTCCGCGACCATTTATCAATGGTTAGCCAATTTTAAATTGTTTGGTATTCCGGGCTTGGAGAACCATTCAGAGAAGACTTTTTACGACTATTCCTTTAAAATTAAAGTCATCAAATGGCGACAGACTCATCATGCCTCATATCCAGCTACAGCAAGCCACTTCCGCCTAAAGAACCCAGTTACAATATGGGATTGGGAGCGAAAGCTGATTGAAGGACGTTTGAAGCCATTCAAAGGACGGTCTTTAAAAGTGACAGACAAATCAAAGGATTCTAAAACACTCAAACAACTTCAAGAAGAGAATGAAATTTTACGCATTCGGGTAGCCTACTTGGAAAAACTCGAAGCCTTAGCACAGAAAAAATCTCAAACCAAGAAAAAGCCCAGCTAA
- the rplS gene encoding 50S ribosomal protein L19, with protein sequence MRQNTLIAKINQEQLRDDVPDFRAGDTVRVHARIVEGTRERIQLFEGVVIKRKGAGIQATYTVRKMSNGVGVERIFPLHSPRVAKIDVIRQGRVRRAKLYYLRELNGKAARIPERRRN encoded by the coding sequence ATGCGCCAAAATACTTTAATTGCTAAGATCAACCAAGAACAATTACGGGACGATGTTCCAGACTTCCGTGCCGGAGACACTGTTCGGGTTCACGCCCGGATCGTCGAAGGTACCCGCGAACGGATCCAGTTGTTCGAAGGTGTCGTAATCAAGCGTAAGGGTGCTGGCATCCAAGCAACTTACACGGTACGTAAGATGAGTAACGGTGTCGGTGTGGAACGGATCTTCCCATTACACTCCCCACGTGTTGCTAAGATTGACGTTATTCGTCAAGGTCGTGTACGTCGTGCTAAGCTGTACTACCTCCGTGAACTTAACGGTAAGGCAGCGCGGATCCCAGAACGCCGTCGCAACTAG
- a CDS encoding YhgE/Pip family protein has product MKHKLLTGGALAAGLVLPVVCAGLVIHSLWDPFGQTGQLPVAVVNEDRPVTYQGKRLAVGQQVVHQLKHNHKLGWKFLSAKEAATGMRHNRYYTVVTIPANFSQRATTVTSRHPQKMRLAYKTNDSLNYIGEIISQSGAAELNSAVKRAVTKAYALSMFDQIKASGRGFQTAAHGATQLKDGTVTLADGMNTYTTGVNKINNGLLQLTTKVQQLPTGVHRLSAGADQLSTGLRTLQAQTQPLASGVAQLSAGANQVSTGSSTLAGGLQQLTTKTSPLTSGVNRLNNGSAQVTAGLKKLNRQTGTLASGVVQLADGSQVLATSTTKYVNGVYQVHTGLQQLDTNGQTLADAVSKLSDGSSSLASQVAAGQAGVNRLGTAMTSLKDQAASGTATLQTQGDWLQQKLQTDLATLAGTLTNGSASSAKVQAVQATLTQLQDTATSTSTPKVSQAATKLKTAVAQLDQPQAASHSTGMTQAEIDAKVATVAKETKMTAAQKTAMTSALANAGQSQPTTTTRSNTTAAKSAVTAAANELAQASATATPSTSTTSKTVDTLKREVAALAPTDKTTPSTALLQVMQDAQQLKTLFTNITGAMTQQNQALNQLNSAVNTNDDALVKQYGTLVSGTQTLAGGLTQVNQKVPAFTTGVQQLLAGSQQLATNGPALVSGSQQLASGTAKFKGELPALTGGVTQLLNGSLTLTNGLDLLNGQLPALTGGMGQLVAGAGRLTTGTHQLSNGLSQLNGQVPALTAGVSKLANGGTQLSGGLQSLNQQAPQLVAGVNQLSTGSQKLAANTPKLMAGTQQLQRGNGKLATALQGGAKQVKATPLTTQTANMFASASTLAHERFSYVPNFGHAIAPFVVSLLTFLGLTGLVVWFDYRKQLHTPRQLANLTGWVLLQSLITSAGMAIMLHAAQPFTFMALTGLFALAVLVVELVLRFFIGRLAVLVIGVLFFLQLCVANGIFPVQTVKTLYAPLAKFLPVTYANLGLTQALSGTGISSAVLTMGITAAVVIILIGGALIGFKLMRPHATAIDDSRD; this is encoded by the coding sequence ATGAAACATAAGTTGTTAACTGGTGGTGCCCTAGCCGCCGGATTGGTCCTGCCCGTGGTTTGTGCCGGACTGGTCATCCATTCGCTATGGGACCCGTTCGGCCAGACCGGTCAGTTACCGGTAGCCGTCGTGAATGAGGATCGCCCGGTTACCTACCAAGGCAAACGCCTGGCGGTGGGCCAACAGGTTGTGCATCAACTCAAGCATAATCACAAGTTGGGGTGGAAGTTCCTTTCCGCCAAGGAGGCCGCCACGGGCATGCGTCACAATCGGTATTATACCGTCGTTACCATCCCCGCTAACTTCTCACAGCGCGCCACGACCGTGACCTCTCGTCATCCCCAAAAGATGCGCCTCGCCTACAAAACCAACGACTCGTTGAACTATATCGGTGAGATTATCAGCCAATCGGGCGCCGCGGAATTAAATTCCGCCGTCAAACGGGCCGTGACCAAGGCCTACGCACTGAGTATGTTTGACCAGATCAAAGCCAGCGGACGCGGTTTTCAAACGGCCGCCCACGGGGCCACGCAACTCAAGGATGGAACCGTCACGCTGGCAGACGGGATGAATACCTACACGACCGGCGTCAACAAAATTAACAACGGCTTACTTCAACTGACCACGAAAGTTCAGCAATTGCCAACAGGGGTTCACCGCCTGTCCGCGGGCGCCGATCAGTTGTCGACCGGGCTGCGGACCCTGCAGGCCCAAACCCAACCGTTAGCCAGCGGGGTTGCCCAGCTATCCGCCGGGGCTAACCAAGTTTCAACCGGTTCTTCAACGTTAGCCGGCGGTCTGCAGCAACTGACCACCAAGACATCTCCCCTGACCAGTGGCGTTAACCGGTTAAATAACGGTTCCGCGCAGGTCACGGCCGGACTGAAAAAGCTCAATCGCCAGACGGGTACCCTGGCCTCCGGCGTGGTCCAACTGGCCGATGGCAGTCAAGTGCTGGCCACGAGCACGACCAAATACGTCAACGGCGTCTATCAGGTCCACACGGGCTTACAACAGCTGGACACGAATGGTCAAACGCTAGCCGATGCCGTCTCTAAGTTAAGCGATGGTTCCTCATCATTAGCCAGTCAAGTGGCCGCGGGACAGGCCGGTGTCAACCGGTTGGGAACCGCCATGACTAGCTTAAAGGACCAAGCCGCTAGCGGGACCGCCACCCTGCAAACCCAAGGCGATTGGTTACAGCAGAAACTTCAAACGGATTTAGCGACTTTAGCCGGCACGCTCACCAATGGTAGCGCATCGTCCGCCAAAGTGCAGGCCGTCCAAGCCACGCTGACCCAGCTGCAAGACACCGCAACCTCGACCAGTACCCCCAAGGTCTCACAGGCGGCGACAAAATTAAAAACGGCGGTCGCCCAGTTGGATCAGCCCCAAGCAGCCTCGCACTCGACCGGGATGACCCAAGCCGAAATCGACGCCAAGGTTGCCACTGTGGCCAAGGAAACGAAGATGACCGCGGCGCAGAAGACTGCCATGACCTCAGCCTTAGCGAATGCCGGTCAAAGTCAGCCAACCACCACAACGCGTTCGAACACGACCGCTGCCAAGTCAGCCGTCACGGCGGCCGCCAATGAGCTCGCCCAAGCGAGTGCCACGGCCACGCCAAGTACGTCAACCACGTCAAAGACAGTCGACACGTTAAAACGTGAGGTAGCGGCTTTGGCCCCAACCGACAAGACGACGCCTTCGACCGCTCTGCTACAGGTCATGCAAGACGCCCAGCAACTCAAGACGCTCTTCACCAATATCACGGGCGCGATGACCCAGCAAAATCAAGCACTAAACCAACTCAATAGTGCCGTTAACACCAATGACGACGCCCTCGTCAAGCAGTACGGCACCCTCGTTAGCGGCACCCAAACATTGGCCGGCGGTTTAACACAGGTCAATCAAAAGGTTCCAGCTTTCACCACTGGCGTGCAGCAATTGCTTGCCGGCAGTCAGCAACTCGCCACCAACGGTCCGGCACTGGTCAGCGGCTCCCAACAACTGGCGAGTGGAACCGCTAAATTCAAAGGTGAGTTACCGGCCCTAACTGGTGGCGTGACACAACTCCTCAATGGGTCACTCACGCTTACCAACGGATTGGACCTTTTAAACGGTCAGCTCCCCGCCTTAACCGGTGGCATGGGCCAGTTGGTCGCTGGCGCTGGCCGGCTGACCACGGGAACCCACCAATTGTCTAACGGCTTGAGCCAGCTCAACGGTCAAGTTCCGGCTTTGACTGCCGGTGTTTCAAAGTTGGCCAACGGCGGCACGCAACTCAGTGGTGGGCTCCAATCCCTGAATCAGCAGGCTCCCCAACTAGTCGCTGGCGTCAACCAACTATCGACTGGTTCGCAGAAGTTAGCCGCCAACACCCCTAAGCTAATGGCGGGCACCCAACAGCTCCAACGAGGCAACGGTAAACTAGCCACGGCCTTACAAGGCGGCGCCAAGCAGGTGAAGGCCACACCATTGACGACCCAAACGGCCAATATGTTTGCCTCGGCCTCTACCTTGGCTCATGAGCGTTTCAGTTACGTGCCAAACTTCGGCCACGCCATCGCACCATTTGTGGTTTCGCTCTTAACCTTCCTGGGGCTGACCGGCTTAGTCGTCTGGTTCGATTATCGTAAACAGCTACACACGCCACGGCAATTGGCCAACTTAACGGGCTGGGTCCTGTTACAGTCCCTGATTACCAGTGCCGGCATGGCCATCATGCTCCATGCGGCCCAACCGTTTACCTTCATGGCCTTAACCGGACTCTTCGCCCTAGCCGTCCTTGTCGTTGAACTCGTGCTGCGGTTCTTCATCGGTCGTCTGGCCGTTCTGGTCATCGGTGTCCTGTTCTTCTTACAGCTCTGCGTCGCCAACGGCATCTTCCCGGTTCAAACCGTGAAGACGCTCTACGCCCCGCTGGCGAAGTTCCTACCAGTCACGTACGCCAACCTAGGACTGACGCAAGCCCTCAGTGGGACCGGCATTAGCTCCGCGGTTCTGACCATGGGGATTACCGCCGCCGTCGTCATCATTCTGATTGGCGGCGCGCTGATTGGGTTCAAGCTCATGCGGCCCCATGCAACGGCAATCGATGACTCGCGAGACTAA
- a CDS encoding LlsX family protein, with amino-acid sequence MSKTAVRLTIEVVGGLIVSAGLLSLIISSTYAYVHASGVTHYTLNLLGMPFFHIRHVAGHFSGQTDAMGMGVVWLVATVGILVLGELRHRLVTHRWL; translated from the coding sequence ATGTCCAAGACAGCGGTGCGACTCACAATTGAAGTGGTTGGTGGCTTGATTGTTTCGGCAGGCTTGCTGTCGTTGATTATCTCGAGCACTTACGCCTACGTTCATGCGTCCGGCGTGACCCACTACACCTTAAATCTATTGGGGATGCCCTTCTTCCACATCAGGCACGTCGCCGGGCACTTTAGCGGACAGACGGATGCCATGGGCATGGGTGTGGTTTGGCTAGTGGCGACGGTGGGCATCTTGGTCTTAGGCGAGTTGCGCCACCGGTTAGTCACCCATCGGTGGTTGTAG
- the trmD gene encoding tRNA (guanosine(37)-N1)-methyltransferase TrmD, whose protein sequence is MRIDVLSLFPDMFSGPMHDSIVGKAIENGHLTMPVTNFRDYSTNKHGNVDDYPFGGGAGMLLQPQPIFDAVKATQEQAAAEGLPKGRVILMDPAGVTFNQHVAEEFAHEEHLTFLCGHYEGYDERIRSLVTDEVSLGDFVLTGGELASMVMIDATVRLLPGVLGNEESAPGDSFSSGLLEYPQYTRPADFRGMKVPDVLISGNHGKIDEWRQKEALRRTYTRRPDLIDHSKLTKEQKHLLADVRIEEEERQAAEQESRK, encoded by the coding sequence ATGCGAATCGATGTATTAAGTTTATTTCCCGATATGTTTTCCGGCCCGATGCACGACTCCATCGTGGGTAAAGCCATTGAAAATGGCCATCTGACCATGCCTGTCACGAACTTTCGGGACTATTCGACCAACAAGCACGGCAACGTGGATGACTATCCATTCGGTGGCGGCGCGGGGATGTTGCTACAACCCCAACCGATCTTCGATGCCGTGAAGGCTACGCAAGAACAGGCCGCGGCCGAGGGGTTACCCAAGGGACGCGTTATCCTAATGGACCCTGCTGGCGTGACCTTTAATCAGCACGTGGCCGAAGAGTTTGCCCACGAGGAACATTTAACCTTCCTGTGTGGCCACTACGAGGGCTATGACGAGCGGATTCGCTCACTCGTGACGGATGAGGTCTCCTTAGGGGATTTCGTCCTGACGGGGGGCGAATTGGCCTCGATGGTCATGATTGATGCTACGGTGCGCCTCTTACCCGGCGTGCTGGGCAACGAAGAATCTGCGCCCGGAGATTCCTTTTCTTCCGGTCTGCTGGAATACCCGCAATACACGCGACCAGCCGATTTCCGCGGCATGAAGGTGCCGGATGTCCTCATCAGCGGTAATCACGGCAAGATTGATGAATGGCGGCAAAAAGAAGCCCTACGGCGGACCTACACGCGTCGGCCGGACCTCATCGACCATAGTAAGCTGACCAAGGAACAGAAACATTTACTGGCGGACGTTCGGATTGAAGAGGAAGAGCGTCAGGCCGCTGAACAGGAGTCAAGAAAATAA
- a CDS encoding IS3 family transposase, whose protein sequence is MSNQEKAQLITELRCKFNVKLVVVLKAAKMSSSSYHDACHRKYQNTSSTLVEEVKKIRQNNPDYGYRTVTLALRNKGILVNHKAVLRIMRENNLLCTAFKRQTKKYNSYKGTVGKIARNRLNRNFKTNRPFQKIVTDVTEVRWGHQTVNERAYFTAYIDLYNGEILEWAISQHPTVKFVTDPLERLIVRRPKVPYRMTIHSDQGFQYQNCRYISILKEARVFQSMSRKATCLDNAVAESIFHILKVGTVHNHSYSSYQELAAAITEYVDYYNYHRIKTKLAGMSPVKYREHASQLVA, encoded by the coding sequence ATCTCAAACCAAGAAAAAGCCCAGCTAATCACTGAGCTAAGGTGTAAATTCAACGTCAAATTAGTTGTGGTATTGAAAGCGGCCAAGATGTCGAGCAGTAGCTATCATGATGCTTGTCATCGTAAGTATCAAAACACCTCTTCAACGTTAGTTGAAGAGGTCAAAAAGATTCGACAAAACAATCCAGACTATGGTTATCGCACTGTAACCTTAGCACTTAGGAATAAAGGCATACTGGTCAATCATAAGGCGGTTTTGAGAATCATGCGCGAAAATAATTTATTGTGCACTGCCTTTAAACGGCAAACAAAGAAGTACAACTCGTATAAAGGTACTGTCGGTAAAATCGCTAGAAACCGTCTAAACCGCAACTTTAAGACCAATCGCCCTTTTCAAAAAATCGTGACTGATGTCACCGAAGTGCGTTGGGGTCATCAGACCGTCAATGAACGTGCATACTTCACTGCCTACATTGATCTTTATAACGGAGAAATTCTTGAGTGGGCAATTAGTCAGCATCCAACAGTTAAATTCGTCACTGATCCCTTAGAACGCCTTATAGTAAGAAGACCCAAAGTGCCTTATCGAATGACTATTCACTCGGATCAAGGATTCCAGTACCAGAACTGTCGATATATCAGTATTCTCAAAGAAGCTCGAGTCTTTCAAAGCATGAGCCGCAAGGCCACATGCCTTGATAACGCCGTAGCAGAGAGTATTTTCCACATTCTCAAGGTAGGGACTGTTCATAATCACAGTTATAGCAGTTATCAAGAGCTTGCGGCAGCAATAACCGAATACGTAGATTATTACAATTACCACCGGATAAAAACAAAATTGGCCGGCATGTCCCCGGTAAAATACCGGGAACATGCCAGCCAATTAGTAGCTTAG
- a CDS encoding LPXTG cell wall anchor domain-containing protein has translation MPFFTRQTANELNSRYSQPSAISNAGHARNLAETKRTHIQQEKKLPQTGQKNENFLIYLGEVLLALLAVPFVFRRRH, from the coding sequence ATGCCATTCTTTACCCGACAAACTGCTAATGAGTTGAATAGTCGTTATTCACAGCCGTCAGCAATTTCCAATGCAGGGCACGCACGTAATCTTGCAGAAACCAAACGTACGCACATTCAGCAGGAAAAGAAGTTACCGCAAACGGGACAAAAGAATGAGAACTTCCTGATTTATTTAGGAGAAGTACTGTTGGCATTATTGGCTGTACCATTTGTCTTCCGTCGTCGGCACTAG